A stretch of the Sphingobacterium thalpophilum genome encodes the following:
- a CDS encoding helix-turn-helix domain-containing protein: protein MFETGTKRRSDKLSEEINVHYIEWCGRRHRTKTTRRDEFTITLSHSKRGAHHIDHHRYPMRGYQIHVVFPGQLSHFSILDHTIVCQLVIAKRSFDMLRFALRFNMQVYRTFPVQELTKPKFDILHHELKHIGNELYQDRPMFDVISSRARLTLQEISRVLEKKVSDRKLLAYPDKLAEFIDLVELHYKTEHSIAFYINKLNITQSHLASLTRKHKHITPTNIIKSRILEEAIRLLSQPSVTVKDVMLELGFTDQTVFNHFIKRMAGISPGTIKKNQNI, encoded by the coding sequence ATGTTTGAAACCGGCACTAAAAGAAGAAGTGACAAGCTATCAGAAGAAATTAATGTACATTACATCGAATGGTGCGGGCGGCGCCATAGAACAAAAACCACACGGAGAGACGAATTCACGATTACCCTGTCACATTCAAAAAGAGGCGCTCACCATATAGACCATCATCGATATCCCATGCGCGGCTATCAGATCCACGTTGTTTTCCCTGGTCAGTTGAGTCATTTCAGCATTTTGGATCATACGATTGTATGTCAACTTGTAATTGCTAAGAGAAGCTTTGATATGCTTCGTTTTGCATTGCGGTTTAATATGCAAGTGTACCGGACCTTTCCTGTACAGGAACTTACAAAACCCAAATTTGATATTCTTCATCATGAATTAAAACATATAGGAAATGAACTGTATCAAGACCGTCCGATGTTCGACGTCATCAGCTCCCGCGCACGGCTCACACTGCAGGAAATTAGTCGTGTTCTGGAAAAAAAAGTGAGTGACAGGAAACTGCTGGCTTATCCCGATAAGCTGGCCGAATTCATTGATCTTGTGGAGCTCCATTACAAAACCGAGCACAGTATCGCATTCTATATAAACAAACTAAACATTACCCAAAGCCATCTTGCCTCGCTTACACGGAAACATAAGCATATAACACCAACCAATATTATAAAAAGCAGAATACTGGAGGAAGCGATCAGGCTGCTAAGCCAACCCTCCGTAACGGTCAAAGATGTTATGCTTGAGTTAGGTTTTACGGACCAAACAGTTTTTAATCATTTTATCAAGAGAATGGCTGGAATCTCGCCGGGTACAATAAAAAAGAATCAAAATATTTAA
- a CDS encoding glycoside hydrolase family 16 protein translates to MEIFWQDEFNDQLLNRNKWTTNYFSSLNYLNKASKQEMLDGQLPQPAYTMDGSAINLYINDTLPKRIFAEGGNQKISSIQTYDWRTNENLLDNSRGGYFEVKVRRNRSGNPKGTNTAFWFDSPGPDIRYYLQKGSEVDGIKGIRPKGQLFEIDVFEYITAQFVIHGDVDEKGVFQHNLATHIAEGYEHVGKWVTHGVLWTPTSIKHYINGDLIKEYANKNNIYSPNHFMNVFLGAYGSEGGVNMEVDYIRAYSWPLKNENELPNPDFEAKGGLPPWEGEARLEVGSGEGGSHAAALPVGKQIEQYVYLDPQQAYLLEYWGKSSSIELEIDDVTPVSGALTTIRRQPQLLSGNGSQHRIAFNTGTEVAANKKIVRILFKNVGQETAYLDNITIEKK, encoded by the coding sequence ATGGAGATTTTTTGGCAGGATGAATTTAATGATCAGCTATTAAATCGCAATAAGTGGACAACCAATTATTTTTCATCCCTCAATTACCTAAATAAAGCATCAAAACAGGAAATGTTGGACGGTCAATTGCCGCAGCCTGCGTACACGATGGATGGCAGCGCTATTAACCTCTACATTAATGATACACTGCCCAAGCGGATTTTCGCCGAAGGAGGAAATCAAAAGATATCCTCTATTCAAACTTATGATTGGAGAACCAATGAAAACCTGTTAGATAATAGTAGGGGTGGTTACTTCGAAGTGAAGGTCAGGCGCAATCGTAGCGGTAACCCAAAAGGTACCAACACGGCTTTTTGGTTTGATTCTCCCGGACCTGATATCCGCTATTATCTTCAAAAGGGATCTGAAGTAGACGGTATTAAAGGGATAAGACCAAAAGGACAGCTTTTCGAAATTGACGTTTTTGAATATATCACCGCACAATTTGTTATACATGGTGATGTAGATGAGAAAGGTGTATTTCAACATAATCTGGCAACGCATATAGCCGAGGGATACGAACATGTTGGAAAATGGGTAACGCACGGAGTACTTTGGACCCCCACAAGCATAAAACACTACATCAATGGCGATCTGATTAAGGAATATGCCAATAAAAACAACATCTATTCGCCCAATCATTTTATGAATGTATTTTTAGGCGCTTATGGTTCGGAAGGGGGCGTGAATATGGAGGTCGATTATATCCGGGCTTACAGCTGGCCCCTAAAAAATGAAAATGAACTTCCTAACCCAGACTTCGAGGCGAAGGGCGGACTGCCACCTTGGGAAGGGGAGGCGCGGTTAGAAGTTGGTAGTGGAGAAGGAGGCAGCCATGCTGCGGCTCTTCCTGTAGGTAAACAAATAGAGCAGTATGTTTATTTGGATCCTCAGCAAGCTTATCTTCTGGAATATTGGGGTAAGAGCTCTTCTATTGAGTTAGAAATCGACGATGTAACACCAGTGAGCGGAGCACTTACTACTATCCGGCGTCAGCCACAACTTTTAAGTGGGAATGGCAGCCAACATCGTATAGCTTTTAATACGGGGACAGAAGTCGCAGCTAATAAGAAAATCGTGCGGATTTTGTTTAAAAATGTGGGGCAAGAAACGGCATACTTAGACAATATTACTATAGAGAAGAAGTAG
- a CDS encoding Crp/Fnr family transcriptional regulator: MTSKEILRQHVSKTVELSDEQYDYFFSLFKPVSFKRKQLIISPGDVVENEYFVLNGCLKTFIVNNELKMHILQFATSTWWASDYNALHNGTAATLSLDCVSDSDTLCLLGEDRERACKEIHEIESFFRWRSNKGYIGLQKRILSLLNNDARSRYEELMNQYPLLYNLVPKHLIAAYLGVSRETLSRLHNIK, translated from the coding sequence ATGACGTCTAAAGAAATCCTACGACAACATGTCAGCAAAACCGTTGAACTGAGCGACGAACAATATGATTATTTCTTTTCGTTATTTAAACCTGTTTCTTTTAAAAGAAAACAACTGATTATCAGTCCCGGTGATGTTGTGGAAAACGAGTATTTTGTATTGAACGGCTGTCTTAAAACCTTTATAGTCAATAACGAACTTAAAATGCACATCTTACAATTTGCGACTTCAACTTGGTGGGCTTCCGATTACAATGCGCTTCACAACGGTACAGCGGCCACCTTATCACTGGACTGCGTCAGTGACTCCGATACATTGTGTCTCTTGGGCGAAGACAGAGAAAGAGCCTGCAAAGAAATCCACGAAATAGAAAGCTTTTTTAGATGGCGTTCCAACAAAGGTTATATCGGTCTTCAAAAAAGAATTTTATCCCTACTAAATAATGACGCACGTAGTCGTTATGAGGAACTCATGAATCAATACCCCTTACTTTACAATCTTGTTCCGAAGCATTTAATCGCAGCCTATTTGGGTGTCTCCAGAGAAACCCTGAGCCGCCTTCACAACATTAAATGA
- a CDS encoding type 1 glutamine amidotransferase domain-containing protein has product MGKKQNLKVLIVLTSHDQLGDTGAKTGFWIEEFAAPYYVMAEAGVDLTLASPKGGKPPVDPKSALPEFQTEATKRFDEDKELQFKLEHTLVLNQIKEDEYDAIFYPGGHGPLWDLANDSDSIALIEAFWRHGKPVAAVCHAPGIFRFVKDAHGVPLVKDKNVTGFSNTEEEAVQLTQVVPFLVEDELKKLGGRYSKGADWSNHVVIDGSLITGQNPQSSEDTARELLSLLMK; this is encoded by the coding sequence ATGGGAAAAAAACAAAATTTAAAAGTACTGATTGTACTGACCTCGCATGACCAACTGGGAGATACTGGGGCTAAGACAGGCTTCTGGATAGAGGAATTCGCCGCCCCATATTATGTTATGGCAGAGGCCGGAGTCGATTTGACGCTCGCCTCTCCGAAAGGAGGAAAACCTCCAGTCGACCCAAAAAGTGCGTTACCTGAATTTCAGACCGAAGCCACCAAGCGGTTCGATGAAGACAAAGAGCTTCAATTCAAATTGGAGCACACCCTTGTTCTAAATCAGATTAAGGAAGATGAATATGACGCTATTTTCTATCCCGGTGGCCACGGTCCCCTATGGGATCTGGCAAACGACAGCGATTCTATTGCACTTATTGAGGCATTTTGGCGGCATGGCAAGCCGGTAGCAGCAGTATGTCACGCACCGGGAATATTTCGATTTGTTAAAGATGCACATGGTGTTCCTCTTGTAAAAGATAAAAATGTGACCGGATTTTCGAATACCGAAGAAGAAGCTGTACAACTGACCCAGGTCGTTCCTTTTCTAGTCGAAGATGAGTTGAAAAAACTCGGTGGCCGATATAGCAAGGGTGCAGACTGGAGTAACCATGTGGTCATAGACGGGAGCCTGATTACAGGGCAGAACCCACAATCCTCAGAAGATACTGCACGTGAGCTTCTGTCATTATTAATGAAGTAA
- a CDS encoding OBAP family protein, protein MKNRIIYVSMGLIVMHLWISCGGKNTTSNVKVPGNEKGAKDKALEAGANLLQDKSPLKSFNVYLDGFHFYNGNMNAQMEAHHYVQQLNNDIYQAIIFDGNGEDAKLMGVEYIITDKIFRTLPEEEKKLWHSHHYEVSSGSLVAPGIPDDVEHELMEKLIHTYGKTIHTWHTDQENSLPVGVPMIMMGFTKDGQIHQQLIAERDRRFQISTIKKKQHRSDIPMPVIDPSANAWEKGDIRQFVLTDRPDSASHKQQHNIR, encoded by the coding sequence ATGAAAAATCGAATTATTTATGTGAGCATGGGCTTGATCGTGATGCATCTCTGGATATCTTGTGGCGGCAAAAATACAACATCCAATGTGAAGGTGCCTGGCAATGAAAAGGGAGCGAAGGACAAAGCGCTGGAGGCGGGAGCAAATCTTCTACAGGATAAGAGCCCTTTAAAGTCATTTAATGTATATCTTGACGGATTTCATTTTTACAATGGTAATATGAACGCGCAAATGGAAGCGCATCATTACGTGCAGCAATTGAATAATGATATTTATCAGGCCATCATTTTTGACGGCAACGGCGAAGATGCCAAGCTGATGGGGGTAGAATATATAATCACCGACAAAATTTTTAGAACATTGCCCGAAGAGGAAAAGAAACTTTGGCATTCGCATCATTATGAGGTGAGTTCGGGTAGTCTTGTTGCCCCGGGCATACCGGATGACGTCGAGCACGAGTTAATGGAAAAGCTTATTCATACTTATGGTAAGACGATTCATACCTGGCATACAGACCAGGAGAATAGTTTGCCTGTAGGAGTTCCAATGATCATGATGGGCTTTACAAAAGATGGGCAAATTCATCAACAGCTGATTGCTGAAAGGGACAGGCGCTTTCAAATATCGACGATCAAAAAAAAGCAGCATAGGTCGGATATTCCTATGCCAGTAATAGACCCTTCTGCAAATGCCTGGGAAAAAGGTGATATTAGACAGTTTGTGCTAACCGATCGTCCAGATAGTGCATCGCACAAGCAGCAGCACAATATTCGATAA